The genome window AGGCTAATGAAATCATCATTGTTAATATTAACAATTACAGCTATGAGTACGTAGCTCACTATTGACGCTCATTTTACCAGCTAACTAGCCAATTAGCTTACAGAGACGACCACAACGTGCTTCCTTTTCAGATGCTCGTGCATCGCCGTCGTACTGCCATGGAAGTTCCATTGCAcattcttctcttttattttggtaaaagtCGCCGTGAGCCGttcatgacaaaaacactgactaACATAAACTGAGTCACCTGAGGTATTTGCGGATCGGTTGGCAGGCGACCTGCAGGATGACCATGGACGGGTCCAGCTCTCTGAGGGCCTTGATGGCAGAGATGTAAACTGTGAGGATGTCGGACGTGTGAACGCCTGAGGACAGACAGTACGACAAAGACAGAGGCTAAATATGAAGGTTGtgctttttatgtcattttgcacacacacgcacacgcgcacgcgcacacacacacgaacctGGATGCAGGAGTCGACTCTCGAAAGCAGATTTTAACGACGTGAGGAGCTGCTGCCTCTGGTTCGTCCTTTCCAGACAAAACTTCAGGTCCTCGATGGCAGCTTTGGATTCTGGGAAATCTGAAACGGGAGACATCCAATAATGGGAGTATAAGTAAATGTCATTCTGCTGTTACAGTGAGTGTAAAGTGAATCATCCatgttaaaaacaagtttttgtctcatttcaaaACTGATTTGAACCAGAACACGAAGACTCTTCACCTCTGATGATGCCGAAGAGCTCCTCGATCCTCATGTTCACGTAGATCCTGCAGAAGAACTGGTGCATGTGACATCTCCACTGCTTCAGAATGGAGCTGGCACTGGGAACACTGGGACTGCGTACTGGACCGTTTGTGTCGGCCTCACTTGCGAACACTTTGCTGAGCCAGCCGAGCACGAGCTCCAGCCACTGTTCAGACACAAAGAGACGAACAGCTGATGGAGGAGTCCATGCTAAAACATCTCGTCTCAGCCGTTAGTTTTGCTTTTACCTCCTGGAACTCCAGCAGGAAGGAGCATTCGTACTCGCCTCGGCAGTGCTGTTCCATCCGCTGCTCGATGAGCTTGTGGAGGATGGAGGTGACGGACTCGGAGCTGACCCACTCCAGCAGCTGCAGTTTGGACCTGGAACCAcgttttcatttcaaagtgaATCAGAGAGAAGTGAGTGGTACGTCGCAGGACTGCATGACATGAGGCAAACCTTTGATTTATATGATGAATATTGCAATGAGgatttgagtacattttaaaatctgcagtgtgtaacttttgttgttgttgttctgcctctgtttgcaGCCCCGACTTGAGTTGACTCACAGTATGTGACTCAGCTCCTGAAGTTTCTCCACAGCCTCCTGACACCAGCAGTGTGGCATCAGAACCCCACAGCCACGGCAAACTCCTCCCCCTGCTGCGTCAGGGACCTCGGCCCCATCCTCGCACTCCCCCTGCTGGTTCATGTACACAGAGAACGTCCTGCTGTAAAACTCCAGCACTCGCTCCTGGAGAACCGGAGCCggggagaaaaggaggagggcCCTGATGATGGTGAAAGCCCGCTCCTGGAGGCCAGAGGGCCCCGGGCCACATAGGCCCCCACGACCCTCGTCCTGCCACATTCCCAGCCGCTGCAAACCACCTACGGTGAAGAACAAGTTCTGTTTGCATGCTGTTTTTCTGTAAGATTTCTCCTCATGTTTCCTCTACTTGCCCAGAAAAGGTTCCAGTCGGTCAAACAGGGTCCGAAAGGCGGCGAGGAGGACCGAGGCCCGgtctctctcctccagctcgTTCTCCGGCTGCTCCAGTCCACACCAGAACTCAGGAGCCACACAGGCTGACAAACGCATCTGCAGAGTCTCCAGCAGCCAGCTGCCCAGGAGCCGGTCCAGACCCTGACCGCACAGCAGAGTCAGGGAGTTCGAGAGGCTCTGATCGTCCACCGGGCTGCCAGGAGACACCTAACAGCAAGGACCAAACCAGAACTCAGAGTCTGTACTGACACCGCAGGGTCAGTGCTCACACGGTTTCTTCCCTTATTCTTGACTTTTTCTCCCTAATGTCAGTGTTCGGGCTGTGGatgattgtgtgagtgtattTCAGTATGGGAATATTTTCGGATTATttacagacagagaggaaataaaCTAATGTTACACATTAAATACATCAGAAAATGGACaacatgatgtcatgatgtGTGACAAGGTCTTTGTTAATCGTGTGTGTGGTTCTGGAGTGTTTGGAACGATGCagctcttaaaaaaaataaaaaatcacttGATACATGTTAGTGAGCTCGACCAGTGGATTAATTTTtctgggtccccaaacaaatttagagaattttcattttagttaagatttgtatgtgttttaaaataacatgcatagCATTACATTGTAATCATTTACCAAACATTTCTTGTTAATGATATGTTTGCAAAGCACAGATTTGATATGTAATGAAATTTGGGTCACAATCGTtagccatctttaaaaagttatAGGTTTTCTGAACACTGACAGCATTTTAATGTCTCCAATGTGAAACTTTAGCATATTTTTCTCCCAATCCAAAATTATTAGGACCAACAtattgtggttgttgttttatatCGCAAGGACGGATAATATCGTAGTTTCATGTCCCATCGATGGACACAAGAACACATCTGCACAGTCCAGCAGGaagacaaaaagacacacaattcAGAGAAAGGTCAATATTGATACATCCCAAACTTAACCGAATAACCCGACTAATGAGTGACCTGCCCGTGTCACACTCCGATGCAGGTGAACCACTGCAACATGCAAGTAAACGTTAAACAATGAGATATTTGAATGGAGTTCGGCTGAGTCCCGTCACTCCATGCTAGCTCGTGGCTAAATAAAGTTCCACTCACCAAAGCCGCGGTGACCGTTTCCCACGCGACAGCGACGCCGACACGAGAAGCCGACCCCGACACCTCAACCGAGTCTGATTCCATCACaatttcttccattttctgacactttctTCACAAAAAACGAACTGAGCTAACGTCACAGAAACGCTAACGCTTCGTGTCGCTGTGCCGTACGCCACACGTCTACGTAAAGCATCACGTATTCTACATAAAGGCGTTTTGACATCCaaataatgtcttattattacattattattattaatctgaAGTGATGTGACATGATCCCTGCTTGGGAATCGCGGGTTTGCTTCTTCTTCGTgaacttcctcttctttttgaaTGGGTTTCTGTTAATATGTTTGCGCAGGTGCTCCCTCTACAGTTCACCGCTGTCacttactttattttgaaagttaaCAGGAAGTTGGAGAAGATTTGTTGAGACTGATAGTCGATCTGGGTTTCGTGGGTGTTTGATGCCCTCTTGTGCCCACACTGGCAAACTGCAGCACATTAGCAGGCCGCAGTCATACACTCTCGGGACAACACAAAATCTGAATCatctgccctctagtggccaaaCTGAATAACTACAACAGCTGCGGAAGTCTACAATCCGGTTtaaattttcaaaataaacgtTTTACACCATATATAGTTGCGGACTACTACCGCAAGAGGGCAGCGTATACCCGGGACCGTGACGAGGGAAAGAATAACTGATAACTAAAAACCGCCAACAGACAGTTATACGAAAGATttctgaaaacaataaaaaaaagtacgaAAAACCCCAGTTGaaaaatggtttaaatgtagGTGTAGTTACACGCTGTGGCCACTGGAGGGCAGTGAACGGACAAACGCCGTAGCATAGGAAGACATCATGAGAACATGAGAAGAAGGCTTCCGGctcagacaaaataaaataatgcaaaggatatgtttttttttgtcctgatacttactttattttcttttttaacatataataatgaattataAAATATTTCATACAAGACAACGTGATACACAGTTGCTGGGGCTGATGCAGTACGTTGtcagcagtaataataataaagaagaagaagacgacgaggACTTCCGGTCGGCAGCAGGCTGACTCAGGAGTCTCATCATGGCAGCAGAGAACgagtaagtgtgtgtttctgccgtGTCACCCTCATTCACACATGTTGTCCCGAGTCAGTGTCGCTCTGTTCAAACTCTGACGAAATGTCGCAGGTTCTTCTATAGTTGGTCGGCAGAGTTGATCTAACATGCTAACGTTCGCCAGAGACGAAAACAAACGGCTAACAGccagcctgtctgtctgtctgtcgcgtgtgtgtttcctctgcagtgtCGTGTCAGAGATCGAGGTGCTGCAGTCGATTTACCTGGACGAGCTGCAGCTGAAGAGGACAGAGGGGGACAGGTGAGAGCAGTCAGCTGTTAGCCCGCTAACACTTAGCAGCTAACAgccaaacataaacacatgtcGTGACATTTAACCCATAGCGACTGTTGAGTCGCATCTTACGCGTCTTTTGAccattttgtctgtgttcatgtgttcatacttATTCATACATGAATATCTTTGATACTCggcgcctacagtcaaactaaAACACACTGTGTACAAACGGGTGATACACTCACATCgttatggacaaaaatgtccaattGAAACCTATTCAAACTGCAATGTTTCATCACACCTCCGTTAAAATATAATACGTGTATTTATTATATCTGGGCGTTTGTCTAGGATGTAATAATTAGACACAAAATATTTGCTTTGTATGcaatttattgaaaataattcatttttttcatctaAAAACATGGTGTTATCATGACAAGAACCTGCCATTTAAAGGGTTCATTTGACCCTAGCGGTGCAAGTGTGACTAATATTAAAACCAGCCTGCAGAGTTGCACATTTCTGTGTACTTTTGattatgtatttgtgttttgtgttttgatttgaaaaagatAACTAGTTCAAGCGTTGTGTCATCCATCCAGGGCCTGGGAGGTGAGCCTGGTGCTGTATCCGTCCACCGCTGAGGACTCTGTCTCCCAGTTTGTCCGACTGACCCT of Solea solea chromosome 16, fSolSol10.1, whole genome shotgun sequence contains these proteins:
- the anapc2 gene encoding anaphase-promoting complex subunit 2, coding for MEEIVMESDSVEVSGSASRVGVAVAWETVTAALVSPGSPVDDQSLSNSLTLLCGQGLDRLLGSWLLETLQMRLSACVAPEFWCGLEQPENELEERDRASVLLAAFRTLFDRLEPFLGGLQRLGMWQDEGRGGLCGPGPSGLQERAFTIIRALLLFSPAPVLQERVLEFYSRTFSVYMNQQGECEDGAEVPDAAGGGVCRGCGVLMPHCWCQEAVEKLQELSHILSKLQLLEWVSSESVTSILHKLIEQRMEQHCRGEYECSFLLEFQEWLELVLGWLSKVFASEADTNGPVRSPSVPSASSILKQWRCHMHQFFCRIYVNMRIEELFGIIRDFPESKAAIEDLKFCLERTNQRQQLLTSLKSAFESRLLHPGVHTSDILTVYISAIKALRELDPSMVILQVACQPIRKYLRTREDTVRQIVAGLTGDAEGCTDLASELSRGDPVTLEMQDSDEEGNDPEDWTPDPTDALPDKMGSKRRSSDIISLLVSIYGSKDIFIDEYRAVLADRLLHQLNYNTAREIRNVELLKLRFGESHMHYCEVMLKDMADSRRINTNIREEESRLGEDEQQPPLSLSSIILSSEFWPPLKEEKLELPPPVCQAMEAYTHRYEKLKAMRTLSWKPHLGSVTLDLELEDRTLTNLTVSPIHAAIILHFQDKSSWTLEELSVKLGAPKDLVHRKIALWQQHGVLKEEAGGRYYVVETGSSKEKLERSVMLIDSDEERDSNTTTQSEQREEKLQLFWAYIQAMLTNLDSMTLDRIHSMLRMFVATGPVVTEMDVNELEAFLQRKVREHQLMVSAGVYRLPKSN